A window of Hippoglossus stenolepis isolate QCI-W04-F060 chromosome 16, HSTE1.2, whole genome shotgun sequence contains these coding sequences:
- the LOC118123802 gene encoding microfibril-associated glycoprotein 4 isoform X2 — translation MVVNGQYILQRRKDGTINFYRGWDQYRTGFGQASGEYWLGLENIYLLTLSKSYELRIEMEDFEGAKAFVHYSSFTVGPEHEGYTLTFSGFKDGGAGNSLSSHNGQKFSTFDKDQDTYSSNCAKTYFGGWWYGECHAVNPNGLYLWGSSAFGIGINWHSWKGYEYSLKEIAMKIKPKL, via the exons ATGGTGGTAAATGGACAGTAT atcctccagagaagaaaGGATGGCACCATCAACTTTTATCGTGGATGGGACCAGTACAGAACTGGATTTGGACAAGCATCTGGAGAATACTGGTTGG GTCTGGAGAACATCTATCTCCTAACTCTAAGTAAGAGCTATGAGCTGAGGATAGAAATGGAAGACTTTGAAGGGGCAAAGGCTTTCGTCCACTATTCCTCATTCACGGTGGGTCCAGAGCACGAGGGCTACACGCTCACCTTCAGTGGCTTCAAagatggaggagctg GAAATTCCCTGAGTTCACATAACGGTCAGAAGTTTTCTACATTTGACAAGGACCAGGACACTTATTCTTCAAACTGTGCCAAGACCTACTTCGGCGGATGGTGGTACGGAGAATGTCACGCCGTTAATCCTAATGGTCTTTACTTGTGGGGCAGCTCAGCCTTTGGGATAGGAATCAATTGGCATTCTTGGAAAGGATATGAGTACTCATTGAAAGAAATTGCAATGAAGATAAAACCCAAactgtaa
- the zmp:0000001048 gene encoding retinol dehydrogenase 8, protein MGTRRVLVTGCSSGIGLAVAARLAKDELRRFKVVATMRDLGKRGPLEKAAGASLNKTLEIKQLDVCCEASIRECVNSLPDRRVDILVNNAGVGMIGPLECQSIAAMKELFDTNFFGLARLVKEVLPDMKRRQSGHIVVMSSVMGIQGLLFNDVYSASKFAVEGFCESLAVQAMKFNIKTTLVEPGPVVTEFERKVYKDAEEMDLSGTDEETAKIFHEVYLPYSKKVFASLGQTPAEVAEQTIKVITAKEPPLRHQTNRLYMPMTALKHADPTGRLPLETFHKLIFKHDRVLNATLALLRMLQRRGGDK, encoded by the exons ATGGGGACCAGGAGGGTGCTGGTGACCGGATGCTCCTCCGGCATTGGCTTGGCTGTGGCCGCACGGCTGGCTAAAGATGAGCTGAGACGGTTTAAAG TGGTGGCCACAATGAGGGATCTCGGAAAACGGGGGCCCTTGGAAAAGGCGGCAGGAGCTTCCTTAAACAAGACCCTGGAAATCAAACAGCTGGATGTCTGTTGTGAAGCCTCCATCAGAGAGTGTGTCAACAGCCTGCCGGATAGAAGGGTGGATATTCTTG TGAATAATGCAGGTGTTGGCATGATCGGGCCACTGGAGTGCCAAAGTATTGCTGCCATGAAGGAGCTCTTCGACACAAACTTCTTCGGGCTAGCGCGGCTAGTGAAAGAGGTGCTGCCCGACATGAAGCGACGGCAGAGCGGCCATATCGTTGTGATGAGCAGCGTCATGGGAATACAGG GGCTTCTGTTCAATGACGTCTACTCTGCCTCTAAATTTGCTGTGGAAGGATTTTGTGAAAGTCTGGCAGTGCAGGCAATGAAGTTTAACATCAA GACGACTCTTGTGGAACCTGGCCCTGTGGTGACGGAGTTTGAAAGAAAAGTGTACAAAGATGCCGAGGAGATGGATCTATCAGGGACAGACGAGGAGACGGCCAAAATCTTCCATGAAGTCTACCTGCCATACTCGAAAAAGGTCTTTGCCTCGTTAGGCCAGACACCGGCAGAAGTGGCCGAG CAAACAATTAAAGTCATCACGGCCAAGGAACCTCCTCTGCGCCACCAGACCAACCGCCTGTACATGCCCATGACTGCACTGAAACATGCAGATCCAACCGGTCGCCTGCCTCTGGAAACCTTTCACAAGTTGATCTTTAAACACGACCGGGTGCTCAATGCTACTCTGGCCTTGCTTCGAATGCTGCagcgaagaggaggagacaaatgA
- the LOC118123814 gene encoding heme-binding protein 2, with the protein MPRTQHSTIMLLLSGLVGLLLVLTAEARVGDSSQLQFCTETEECLLFDPICQINDLEVRNYSSVKWVSTSESSMLMEFAAMNMFRRLFDYIRGSNDQGVVIDMTSPVLMNMPQKSWWQTGVFTMSFLLPDKYQKSPPKPTDGKVKVHDTPDMTVYVLSYSGWMTTSSINNAFGQLFTQLDAIGAKYRKDTRYAAGYNSPMTIMDRHNEVMVVVEGKPACPSQD; encoded by the exons ATGCCCAGAACTCAACACTCTACCATAAT gtTGCTTCTTTCAGGGCTTGTGGGCCTCCTGCTGGTGCTGACAGCTGAGGCCAGAGTTGG AGACTCCTCTCAGTTACAATTCTGCACTGAGACAGAGGAGTGTCTGCTGTTTGATCCTATTTGTCAGATTAATGACTTGGAG GTCCGTAACTACAGCTCCGTGAAGTGGGTTTCAACTAGCGAGTCATCCATGTTAATGGAATTTGCTGCAATGAACATGTTCAGACGACTATTTGACTACATCAGAGGTTCTAACGAtcaag GAGTGGTAATTGACATGACATCTCCGGTTCTTATGAATATGCCTCAAAAGAGTTGGTGGCAAACGGGTGTCTTCACAATGAGTTTCTTGCTGCCAGATAAATATCAGAAAAGCCCCCCCAAACCCACTGACGGCAAG GTGAAAGTCCATGACACGCCTGACATGACAGTGTATGTACTGAGCTACAGTGGATGGATGACGACCTCTTCTATCAACAATGCCTTTGGCCAGCTGTTCACTCAACTGGACGCCATTGGtgcaaaatacagaaaagacACCCGCTATGCTGCGGGATACAACAG tccAATGACCATAATGGACAGGCACAATGAGGTGATGGTTGTTGTTGAGGGGAAGCCAGCGTGTCCCAGCCAGGACTGA
- the LOC118123802 gene encoding microfibril-associated glycoprotein 4 isoform X1 has protein sequence MGFIVLLLLIPAAICSPVLLPVDCNDVYNKGFGNSGVYSIFPGGPLSPVQVYCDMGCQDKPDGGKWTILQRRKDGTINFYRGWDQYRTGFGQASGEYWLGLENIYLLTLSKSYELRIEMEDFEGAKAFVHYSSFTVGPEHEGYTLTFSGFKDGGAGNSLSSHNGQKFSTFDKDQDTYSSNCAKTYFGGWWYGECHAVNPNGLYLWGSSAFGIGINWHSWKGYEYSLKEIAMKIKPKL, from the exons ATG ggttttattgttttacttctTCTGATCCCAGCTGCGATCTGCTCACCAGTGTTACTTCCAGTTGACTGCAATGACGTGTACAACAAAGGTTTTGGTAATAGTGGGGTGTACAGCATCTTCCCAGGAGGACCGCTCTCCCCTGTCCAGGTCTACTGTGACATGGGCTGTCAGGACAAACCTGATGGTGGTAAATGGACA atcctccagagaagaaaGGATGGCACCATCAACTTTTATCGTGGATGGGACCAGTACAGAACTGGATTTGGACAAGCATCTGGAGAATACTGGTTGG GTCTGGAGAACATCTATCTCCTAACTCTAAGTAAGAGCTATGAGCTGAGGATAGAAATGGAAGACTTTGAAGGGGCAAAGGCTTTCGTCCACTATTCCTCATTCACGGTGGGTCCAGAGCACGAGGGCTACACGCTCACCTTCAGTGGCTTCAAagatggaggagctg GAAATTCCCTGAGTTCACATAACGGTCAGAAGTTTTCTACATTTGACAAGGACCAGGACACTTATTCTTCAAACTGTGCCAAGACCTACTTCGGCGGATGGTGGTACGGAGAATGTCACGCCGTTAATCCTAATGGTCTTTACTTGTGGGGCAGCTCAGCCTTTGGGATAGGAATCAATTGGCATTCTTGGAAAGGATATGAGTACTCATTGAAAGAAATTGCAATGAAGATAAAACCCAAactgtaa